GACGCCTTAACCCAACTTCCGCCGTCGGCCCTGGAGCTGGCTGAAAGTCTGGAGCAGCTGCGGTGGCTGGAACACGGCTACCGCATTCAGACTGCCGAAACCGAAGTAGAAACCATTGGCATTGATACGCCGGAAGATGTGGAGCGGGCACGGCAGTATCTGGCGCAGCTATCTTCCTAGCAACTTACCTGCTGCAGGAACTGCGGAGAGGGAGCTACTTCTCCTCTTCTTGCTGGCCTTCTTCTATAGCAAGCCCGGCCTTGTTGGTCACGTGCTTCTCGGCCGTGATATGGCGCTCATCCTTCATTTCCTTGGAGAGAAAGAAGTTGAGGGCGGTACGAATAACGGCTATAGCTCCCAGCTTGCCTATTTGCTCCCAGGTTGGGGCAATGGCCGTGGAAAGAATATCGGCGCCTAACTGAAACTCCAGCGCCAAGGCCAGATACCGGGCCAGCACCAGCCTTATGGCCGTAAAATTGGCGGTGCGCCGCTGCCAAAGTGCCACCACAAACAGCCGCCCCGCTACCAGAATACCCAGGCCAATAATGAAGGCCCCAATCGTTTCAATACTCAGCTTCAGCCACTGTACGGCATTAAGTACCCAATTCTCGGCGAGCGTATGAACGGTAACGGGCTCCAGTAGCAGCATAGTGGTTTGAGTTAGTAGGTGAAGTAGCAGCGTTTAGAT
The Hymenobacter sp. DG25B genome window above contains:
- a CDS encoding DUF1622 domain-containing protein, yielding MLLLEPVTVHTLAENWVLNAVQWLKLSIETIGAFIIGLGILVAGRLFVVALWQRRTANFTAIRLVLARYLALALEFQLGADILSTAIAPTWEQIGKLGAIAVIRTALNFFLSKEMKDERHITAEKHVTNKAGLAIEEGQQEEEK